The proteins below are encoded in one region of Knoellia sp. S7-12:
- a CDS encoding SAF domain-containing protein: MPRPDLPSLPRPALLGPSRRARWRRWALRRGCAAVCAAAAVLTLVGLVRPPSPPTTAVLVAARDLPPGAVLTTTDVRAVQHPGGPDAVGAVGALSRADDLAGRRTTSRVPVGELITSSRLIPRSAAEGLPADTVAAHVLHADERSLDLVSAGQQVTIFADTGGNALATDVLVLGVDTPETPTLTGSLPGAGATPRGLVLALAPAALDRVFAGQRPDGGPPRILTVATG, from the coding sequence ATGCCACGACCAGACCTTCCCTCGCTGCCCCGACCGGCGCTGCTCGGACCGTCGAGGCGCGCGCGCTGGCGCCGGTGGGCCCTGCGCCGCGGCTGCGCGGCGGTCTGTGCCGCCGCAGCGGTGCTCACGCTCGTCGGCCTGGTGCGTCCACCCTCACCCCCGACGACCGCGGTGCTCGTGGCGGCGCGAGACCTTCCGCCCGGTGCGGTCCTCACGACGACGGACGTCCGTGCTGTCCAGCACCCGGGCGGACCCGACGCTGTCGGTGCGGTCGGGGCCCTCTCGCGCGCCGACGACCTCGCCGGACGCCGCACCACCTCGCGGGTGCCGGTGGGCGAGCTCATCACGAGCAGTCGCCTCATCCCCCGCTCGGCCGCCGAGGGGCTGCCGGCCGACACGGTGGCCGCCCACGTCCTCCATGCCGACGAACGCTCTCTCGATCTCGTTTCGGCGGGTCAACAGGTGACGATCTTCGCGGACACGGGCGGCAACGCGCTGGCCACCGACGTCCTCGTTCTCGGCGTCGACACGCCAGAAACCCCCACCTTGACCGGATCGTTGCCCGGAGCGGGAGCCACGCCGCGGGGCCTGGTCCTTGCTCTTGCGCCCGCCGCCCTGGACCGCGTCTTTGCAGGTCAACGACCAGACGGTGGCCCACCGAGGATCCTGACCGTAGCGACCGGGTGA
- a CDS encoding penicillin acylase family protein — translation MTSHRVARRVALAVVGVLAVAALVLSIVGVSLVRRSFPQTEGEITIAGLSGKVDVLRDERGVPQIYGDSVTDIARAQGFVHAQDRFFEMDLRRHVTSGRLSELVGDAGLETDKVIRTMGWRRIAEAELPTLAPSTRTYLQAYADGVNAYLRGRSPSQASLEYVVLGTTVSDYRIEDWTPADSIAWLKAMAWDLRGDYSDELARARLSTRISPAQIAELYPAYDLANKPILSPGDWQPSAASGQQSSAVPSALSERAAKDSAAGTFTNPSAQRAYAAVGRALEAVPALLGRGDGIGSNSWVVGPDKSATGKPLLANDPHLSPGQPGIWYQVGLHCRKVSEQCPLDVAGFSFSGVPGVVIGHNNRISWGFTNLGPDVSDFYLEKLDGERVLRGDAWEPLTTRREVIKVAGAADETITVRSTRHGPLMSDVLDTIDEAGERSPVPQSEGQAPSGQDYAVSMAWTGLRASKTADAIFEMNVAQNFGEFREAAKSFAVPAQNLVYADVDGHIGYQAPGQVPVRVSAFPGSPPGYWPAPGWDEAYDWQGDVPFESMPTSLDPTEGIIVAANQAVTASASPFLTTQWDHGYRAQRIRELLEAATTDGRKVTVAQMADLQMDSRNEFAPTLVKALLAVPLGDADDSEQEVAFTREAQDLLRDWDHTTPADDSRTGAAAAYYNAVWDNLLRLLFDDEVPEDLRANGGSRYMAAVGRLLANPRSVWWDNRETAGITEGRDEILRQAQVEARLELTKRLGKDPDDWRWGALHTLELTHQVLGGDSVPGIVRSIFNRGGFEMPGGSAVVNANGWDASKGYETNWAPSMRMVVDLGSLDRSTWINQTGASGHAFNGHYDDQTQDWVEGRQHPWPFTEKAVREAAEDELTLVPGRTS, via the coding sequence GTGACTTCCCACCGTGTTGCCCGACGGGTGGCGTTGGCCGTGGTCGGCGTCCTTGCCGTTGCCGCCCTCGTTCTCTCGATCGTCGGCGTCTCCCTCGTCCGGCGCTCCTTCCCGCAGACCGAGGGCGAGATCACCATCGCCGGTCTGAGCGGCAAGGTCGACGTGTTGCGCGACGAGCGTGGAGTCCCGCAGATCTATGGCGACAGCGTCACCGACATCGCCCGGGCACAGGGTTTCGTCCACGCCCAGGACCGGTTCTTCGAGATGGATCTGCGGCGTCACGTCACGTCCGGTCGGCTCTCCGAACTCGTCGGCGACGCCGGGCTCGAGACCGACAAGGTCATCCGCACCATGGGTTGGCGCCGCATCGCCGAGGCCGAGCTGCCGACGCTGGCGCCGTCGACCCGCACCTACCTGCAGGCCTACGCCGACGGTGTCAACGCCTATCTCCGCGGCCGCTCGCCGTCGCAGGCGTCACTCGAGTACGTCGTCCTGGGCACCACCGTCTCGGACTACCGGATCGAGGACTGGACCCCTGCCGACTCGATCGCGTGGCTCAAGGCGATGGCCTGGGACCTGCGTGGCGACTACTCCGACGAGTTGGCCCGAGCCCGCCTCTCGACCCGGATCTCACCGGCGCAGATCGCCGAGCTCTATCCGGCCTACGACCTCGCGAACAAGCCGATCCTCTCGCCGGGGGACTGGCAGCCGTCGGCGGCGTCCGGCCAGCAGTCCTCCGCGGTTCCGTCCGCGCTGAGCGAGCGTGCGGCAAAGGACAGCGCTGCGGGAACGTTCACGAACCCTTCGGCACAGCGGGCGTATGCCGCGGTGGGCCGTGCGCTCGAAGCCGTGCCTGCGCTTCTCGGTCGCGGTGACGGCATCGGTTCCAACTCGTGGGTCGTGGGCCCGGACAAGTCCGCCACGGGCAAGCCGCTGCTCGCCAACGACCCGCACCTCAGCCCGGGCCAGCCCGGCATCTGGTACCAAGTGGGCCTGCACTGCCGCAAGGTGTCGGAGCAGTGTCCGCTCGACGTCGCCGGCTTCTCGTTCTCCGGTGTGCCCGGCGTGGTCATCGGTCACAACAACCGGATCTCGTGGGGCTTCACGAACCTTGGACCCGACGTCAGCGACTTCTATCTCGAGAAGCTCGACGGTGAGCGTGTGCTGCGAGGCGATGCCTGGGAGCCGCTGACGACTCGCCGTGAGGTCATCAAGGTCGCGGGTGCCGCCGACGAGACGATCACCGTCCGGTCGACACGTCACGGACCCCTCATGTCGGACGTGCTCGACACGATCGACGAAGCCGGTGAGCGCTCACCGGTGCCGCAGTCCGAGGGGCAGGCACCGTCAGGGCAGGACTACGCCGTGTCGATGGCCTGGACCGGCCTGCGCGCAAGCAAGACGGCCGACGCAATCTTCGAGATGAACGTGGCCCAGAACTTCGGGGAGTTCCGCGAGGCTGCCAAGTCCTTCGCCGTGCCCGCGCAGAACCTTGTCTATGCCGATGTCGACGGCCACATCGGCTACCAGGCGCCGGGTCAGGTGCCGGTTCGAGTGTCGGCCTTCCCCGGCTCGCCGCCGGGCTACTGGCCGGCGCCGGGCTGGGACGAGGCCTACGACTGGCAGGGCGACGTGCCCTTCGAGTCGATGCCCACATCTCTGGACCCCACTGAGGGGATCATCGTCGCGGCCAACCAGGCCGTGACGGCGAGCGCGAGTCCGTTCCTCACGACGCAATGGGACCACGGCTACCGAGCCCAGCGGATCCGCGAGCTGCTCGAGGCTGCGACCACGGATGGCCGCAAGGTGACGGTGGCGCAGATGGCTGACCTCCAGATGGACTCCCGCAACGAGTTCGCGCCGACCCTGGTCAAGGCCCTGCTCGCCGTGCCGCTCGGCGACGCCGACGACTCCGAGCAGGAGGTGGCCTTCACCCGTGAGGCGCAGGACCTCCTTCGCGACTGGGACCACACGACTCCCGCTGATGACTCCCGCACCGGGGCTGCAGCCGCCTACTACAACGCGGTGTGGGACAACCTCCTGCGACTCCTCTTCGACGACGAGGTGCCCGAGGATCTGCGGGCCAACGGTGGCAGCCGCTACATGGCAGCAGTGGGGCGCCTGCTCGCGAACCCCAGGAGCGTCTGGTGGGACAACCGCGAGACCGCCGGCATCACCGAGGGCCGCGACGAGATCCTGCGTCAGGCCCAGGTCGAGGCGCGCCTCGAACTCACGAAGCGTCTCGGCAAGGATCCGGACGACTGGCGCTGGGGCGCGCTGCACACCCTTGAGCTGACCCACCAGGTCCTCGGGGGCGACAGCGTGCCCGGCATCGTGCGCAGCATCTTCAACCGCGGCGGCTTCGAGATGCCGGGCGGGTCGGCCGTCGTCAACGCCAACGGCTGGGATGCGAGCAAGGGCTACGAGACCAACTGGGCTCCGTCGATGCGGATGGTCGTCGACCTCGGCTCCCTCGACCGGTCGACGTGGATCAACCAGACCGGCGCGAGCGGACACGCCTTCAACGGGCACTACGACGACCAGACCCAGGACTGGGTCGAGGGACGTCAGCACCCGTGGCCGTTCACCGAGAAGGCCGTGCGTGAAGCCGCCGAGGACGAGCTGACACTCGTGCCCGGGCGAACGAGCTGA
- the mscL gene encoding large conductance mechanosensitive channel protein MscL, which produces MKGFKDFVMHGNLVELAVAFVIAGAFGEVVKTMVDVIMSIVGKVGGNPDFNTWEPAKIPLGAFITALVAFLILAAVVYFFIVKPYTHAKELFFPAEPESDTVDPNTELLKEIRDSVRARPTL; this is translated from the coding sequence ATGAAGGGCTTCAAGGACTTCGTCATGCACGGCAACCTGGTCGAGCTCGCGGTGGCGTTCGTCATCGCTGGCGCATTCGGCGAGGTGGTCAAGACGATGGTCGACGTGATCATGTCGATCGTCGGCAAGGTCGGCGGCAACCCCGACTTCAACACGTGGGAGCCGGCCAAAATCCCGCTCGGCGCGTTCATCACCGCGCTCGTCGCCTTCCTCATTCTCGCCGCCGTCGTCTACTTCTTCATCGTGAAGCCCTACACCCACGCCAAGGAGCTGTTCTTCCCGGCGGAGCCGGAGTCCGACACGGTCGACCCCAACACCGAGCTCCTCAAGGAGATCCGCGACAGCGTGCGCGCGCGTCCCACCCTCTGA
- a CDS encoding UTP--glucose-1-phosphate uridylyltransferase — protein sequence MGDDGLRQSTDLMRTRGVDERAIMAFTRFYAMVEHDATGHIHEDTIEPLGEVQTLADIELTTTEARAALATSVVLKLNGGLGTSMGISGPKSALPVRDGLSFLDIIARQVLAIRKEHDVELPVVFMDSFRTQDETLQNLAAHAGLEVEGLPLSFLQSAEPKLRSDDLSPVSWPDDPELEWCPPGHGDVYIALQSSGLLDTLRDKGFRYLFLSNADNLGAVCDPRIPAWMADEDIPYVAEVCARTRNDRKGGHLARRRDDGRLILRDSAQVAPGEESFFADNERHEYFHVNNLWIDLDVLATQLAERAGVLELPIIVNRKTVDPTLKDSTPVIQIESSMGSAIEVFEGSRALFVPRDRFRPVKTTNELLLVRSDLYELDAASRVVSLIDHDEPFIDLSKEFRFINDFDERFPHGVPSISEARSLVVDGDVTFGRDVVCVGDVTVRAGEPRLIPDGARLAGDA from the coding sequence ATGGGTGATGACGGCCTCCGGCAGAGCACTGACCTGATGCGGACACGTGGGGTGGACGAGCGGGCGATCATGGCCTTCACTCGGTTCTACGCGATGGTCGAGCATGATGCGACGGGCCACATCCACGAGGACACGATCGAACCGTTGGGTGAGGTGCAGACCCTCGCCGACATCGAGCTCACCACCACTGAGGCGCGCGCTGCCCTCGCGACGTCGGTGGTCCTCAAGCTCAATGGTGGGCTGGGCACGTCGATGGGCATCAGTGGCCCCAAGTCGGCCCTGCCGGTGCGTGACGGGCTGAGCTTCCTCGACATCATCGCCCGACAGGTGCTCGCGATCCGCAAGGAGCACGACGTCGAGCTGCCCGTCGTCTTCATGGATTCGTTCCGGACCCAGGACGAGACCCTCCAGAACCTCGCGGCGCACGCAGGACTCGAGGTCGAGGGGTTGCCGCTGAGCTTCCTCCAGAGCGCCGAGCCCAAGCTGCGCTCCGACGACCTGTCGCCGGTGTCCTGGCCGGACGACCCCGAGCTCGAGTGGTGCCCGCCGGGGCACGGCGATGTCTACATCGCGCTCCAGTCCAGTGGTCTGCTCGACACGTTGCGAGACAAGGGTTTTCGCTACCTCTTCCTCTCCAACGCCGACAACCTCGGCGCCGTGTGCGACCCGCGGATCCCTGCGTGGATGGCGGACGAGGACATCCCCTACGTCGCCGAGGTCTGTGCACGCACCCGCAACGACCGCAAGGGTGGGCACCTCGCCCGACGTCGCGACGACGGGCGGCTCATCCTGCGCGACTCGGCCCAGGTGGCGCCGGGCGAGGAGAGCTTCTTCGCCGACAACGAGCGGCACGAGTACTTCCACGTCAACAACCTCTGGATCGACCTCGACGTCCTCGCGACCCAGCTCGCCGAGCGGGCGGGCGTCCTCGAGCTGCCCATCATCGTCAACCGCAAGACCGTCGACCCGACCCTCAAGGACTCGACGCCGGTCATCCAGATCGAGTCGTCGATGGGCTCGGCCATCGAGGTCTTCGAGGGATCGCGTGCCCTGTTCGTCCCGCGTGACCGCTTCCGCCCGGTGAAGACGACGAACGAGTTGTTGCTCGTGCGATCCGACCTCTATGAGCTCGACGCCGCGAGCCGCGTGGTCTCGCTCATCGACCACGATGAGCCCTTCATCGACCTCTCCAAGGAATTCAGGTTCATCAACGACTTCGATGAGCGCTTCCCGCACGGGGTGCCGTCGATCAGTGAGGCCCGCTCGCTCGTCGTCGACGGTGACGTGACGTTCGGTCGCGATGTCGTGTGCGTCGGTGACGTCACGGTGCGCGCCGGCGAGCCGCGGTTGATCCCGGACGGTGCCCGACTCGCAGGCGACGCGTGA
- a CDS encoding FmdB family zinc ribbon protein, translating into MPTYAYACRECDHRFELVQSFSDDSLSICPECDGSLRKVFNSVGVVFKGGGFYRNDSRAAASSSTPAASTSTSSDSGSSSSSGSSSGSSSSSSASSSSSSSTSSTSAASA; encoded by the coding sequence GTGCCCACGTACGCCTACGCATGTCGCGAATGCGACCACCGTTTCGAGCTCGTGCAGTCCTTCAGCGACGACTCGCTGTCGATCTGCCCCGAGTGCGACGGGTCCCTCCGCAAGGTCTTCAACTCCGTCGGAGTCGTCTTCAAGGGCGGCGGTTTCTATCGCAACGACTCGCGCGCCGCCGCGAGCAGCAGCACGCCGGCAGCCTCCACGAGCACCTCGTCCGACTCCGGCAGCTCCAGCTCGAGCGGCTCGTCCTCCGGCTCGTCGAGCTCGTCCAGTGCCTCGTCCAGCAGCAGCTCGTCGACGTCCTCGACGTCAGCGGCGTCCGCCTGA
- a CDS encoding potassium/proton antiporter: protein MIDTLGMPRALSGAQGTLADTMVAAESGDLHALSVALLIGSAVLITAIAAVRVSTRSGLPSLLIYLGIGLALGNRGLGIDFSDTELTQVLGYAALVLILTEGGVTTKWDSIKGSLAPAAALATVGVVVSIGVVAVAARFVLDIPWNAALLVGAILASTDAAAVFAVLRKVPLPRRISGMLEAESGFNDAPVVLLVTALAAHTAGTGGLSWGSLAITVVVELVVGSAVGLAVGWLGGRLMAKAAGGSSALFAIGVVTISVLAYAAADVIHASGFIACYLASLVLGNMGLPHRASVLGFSTALGWLAQIGLFVLLGLLADPAGFPSVLLPAIVLGLVLLLVARPLSVIVACTPFGLSWRSQAFLSWAGLRGAVPVVLATVPLTLGTEGVEWIFNLVFVLVVIFTLVQAPTLPWVAHKLGLDTSHHSVDLSVETTAFDDIGAHLMEVAVGPTSRISGVQIYELRLPPGANVALVVRDGISFVPKETTPLRRGDQLLIVTPAAVRATVEKRLYAVSRGGRLAGWSKPGSAPTS, encoded by the coding sequence GTGATCGACACCCTGGGTATGCCGCGCGCGCTCAGTGGTGCCCAGGGCACGTTGGCCGACACGATGGTTGCGGCCGAATCCGGTGACCTGCACGCCCTTTCGGTGGCGCTCCTCATCGGCTCGGCGGTGCTCATCACGGCGATTGCCGCGGTGCGCGTCTCAACGCGCTCGGGCCTCCCCTCGCTCCTCATCTATCTCGGGATCGGCCTGGCCCTGGGCAACCGAGGGCTGGGCATCGACTTCTCCGACACGGAGTTGACCCAGGTCCTCGGCTACGCCGCCCTCGTGCTCATCCTCACCGAGGGTGGTGTCACGACGAAGTGGGACTCCATCAAGGGATCGCTGGCTCCCGCTGCCGCACTGGCCACCGTCGGCGTCGTCGTGTCCATCGGCGTCGTCGCCGTGGCCGCCAGATTCGTCCTCGACATCCCGTGGAACGCCGCCCTTCTCGTCGGCGCCATCCTCGCGTCGACCGATGCCGCAGCGGTCTTCGCCGTGCTGCGCAAGGTGCCACTGCCACGCCGGATCAGCGGCATGCTCGAGGCCGAGTCCGGCTTCAACGACGCCCCCGTGGTCCTCCTCGTCACGGCCCTCGCTGCCCACACCGCTGGCACCGGCGGGCTGTCGTGGGGGTCCCTCGCGATCACGGTCGTCGTCGAGCTGGTCGTCGGCTCGGCCGTCGGTCTGGCAGTGGGTTGGCTCGGTGGCCGTCTCATGGCCAAGGCGGCTGGTGGGTCATCGGCCCTCTTTGCCATCGGGGTCGTCACGATCTCGGTGCTGGCCTATGCCGCCGCCGACGTCATTCACGCGTCCGGGTTCATCGCCTGCTACCTCGCATCCCTCGTGCTCGGCAACATGGGCCTGCCGCACCGCGCGTCCGTCCTCGGGTTCTCGACCGCACTCGGTTGGCTCGCCCAGATCGGGTTGTTCGTCCTGCTCGGCCTGCTGGCGGACCCGGCGGGCTTCCCGTCGGTGCTGCTTCCGGCAATCGTGCTCGGGCTCGTCCTTCTCCTGGTCGCTCGCCCGCTGTCGGTGATCGTGGCGTGCACACCGTTCGGGCTGAGCTGGCGCTCGCAGGCGTTCCTCTCGTGGGCGGGTCTGCGCGGCGCCGTGCCCGTCGTCCTGGCGACGGTGCCCCTGACGCTCGGCACCGAGGGTGTGGAGTGGATCTTCAACCTCGTCTTCGTCCTCGTCGTCATCTTCACGCTCGTGCAGGCCCCGACACTTCCGTGGGTCGCCCACAAGCTCGGGCTCGACACGTCCCACCACTCCGTCGACCTCAGCGTCGAGACAACGGCGTTCGATGACATCGGCGCACATCTCATGGAGGTGGCGGTCGGGCCGACATCGCGCATCTCGGGCGTGCAGATCTATGAGCTCCGGCTTCCCCCCGGCGCCAACGTGGCGCTGGTCGTCCGCGACGGCATCTCGTTCGTCCCCAAGGAGACGACGCCCTTGCGCCGCGGCGACCAGCTCCTCATCGTCACGCCTGCCGCGGTGCGAGCGACCGTCGAGAAGCGCCTGTATGCCGTGAGTCGGGGCGGTCGTCTCGCCGGCTGGTCCAAGCCGGGGAGCGCCCCCACCTCCTGA
- a CDS encoding 5-formyltetrahydrofolate cyclo-ligase: protein MTEDHTSHDKAALRPPLLAARREIAAVRDRDADDLTLATHAVALARECGLTEGDTVAAYEALRTEPPTAATIAAFLTHGIRVVVPITLPDNDLDWCDVTDEQRMPLGPDTISAAGLVLTPGLAVDLVGTRLGRGGGSYDRALARREPTARVVVVLHPGELHSVRLPHDDRDQRVDGMLTVDGITWL from the coding sequence GTGACCGAGGACCACACCAGCCACGACAAGGCCGCCCTGCGCCCGCCCCTGCTCGCCGCCCGACGCGAGATCGCTGCGGTGCGCGACCGCGATGCTGACGACCTCACCCTGGCCACCCATGCCGTCGCACTCGCGCGCGAGTGCGGCCTCACCGAGGGCGACACCGTCGCGGCCTACGAGGCCCTGCGGACCGAGCCACCCACGGCGGCGACGATCGCCGCGTTCTTGACACACGGCATACGCGTCGTCGTTCCGATCACGTTGCCGGACAACGATCTCGACTGGTGCGACGTGACGGACGAGCAGCGTATGCCGCTTGGTCCCGACACGATTTCGGCCGCCGGTCTCGTCCTCACTCCCGGCCTCGCCGTCGACCTCGTCGGGACACGGCTGGGGCGAGGTGGTGGCAGCTATGACCGCGCTCTCGCCCGGCGGGAGCCAACCGCGAGGGTCGTCGTGGTCCTGCACCCCGGAGAGCTGCACAGCGTGCGCCTCCCTCACGATGACCGCGACCAGCGAGTCGACGGCATGCTCACCGTCGACGGGATCACCTGGCTCTAG
- a CDS encoding DEAD/DEAH box helicase, with translation MTPQEPEQNTFADLGLDERVVRALKDVGYETPSPIQAATIPALLEGRHVVGLAQTGTGKTAAFALPILSRLDLKQKSPQALVLAPTRELALQVCEAFEKYASRMPGVHVLPVYGGQAYGVQLSALRRGVHIVVGTPGRIMDHLEKGTLDLSELRFLVLDEADEMLKMGFAEDVETILADTPAEKHVALFSATMPSQIRRISKKYLTDALEITVERTTETAPNITQRYLFVSYPQKIDALTRILEVENFEGMIVFVRTKNETEMLAEKLRARGFSATAINGDIAQNQRERTVAQLKSGKLDILVATDVAARGLDVERISHVVNYDIPTDTESYVHRIGRTGRAGRSGDAISFVTPREKYLLKAIERATKTTLTEMQLPSVEDINATRLGRFDDRITAALSSNELDAFRDVIAHYVREHNAPEADVAAALAIVLQGDEPMLLGPDPVRPPRRERDSGGAQGGRDFADRGPRRDDRGGGRFDKSGGSERPARRGSNVPMATYKIAVGRRHKVEPRQIVGALANEGGLGRQDFGHIDIRADHSLVELPATLPSGTWDLLRTTRISGQLIELSESSERGGRLDKKPHRKGGPRER, from the coding sequence ATGACCCCCCAAGAGCCTGAGCAGAACACCTTCGCCGACCTCGGCCTGGACGAACGAGTCGTCCGGGCGTTGAAGGACGTGGGCTACGAAACGCCGTCCCCGATCCAGGCCGCGACGATCCCGGCCCTCCTCGAGGGGCGCCACGTCGTGGGCCTCGCGCAGACCGGAACCGGCAAGACGGCGGCCTTCGCGCTGCCCATCCTCAGCCGCCTCGACCTCAAGCAGAAGTCCCCGCAGGCCCTCGTCCTCGCGCCGACCCGTGAGCTCGCGCTCCAGGTCTGTGAGGCCTTCGAGAAGTACGCCTCCCGCATGCCCGGCGTCCACGTGCTGCCCGTCTATGGCGGACAGGCCTATGGCGTGCAGCTGAGCGCCCTGCGCCGCGGTGTCCACATCGTCGTCGGCACGCCCGGCCGCATCATGGACCACCTCGAGAAGGGCACCCTCGACCTGTCGGAGCTGCGCTTCCTTGTCCTCGACGAGGCCGACGAGATGCTCAAGATGGGCTTCGCCGAGGACGTCGAGACGATCCTCGCGGACACCCCTGCCGAGAAGCACGTGGCCCTGTTCTCTGCGACGATGCCCTCGCAGATCCGCCGCATCTCCAAGAAATACCTCACCGACGCCCTCGAGATCACGGTCGAGCGCACGACGGAGACCGCGCCCAACATCACGCAGCGCTACCTCTTCGTCTCCTATCCGCAGAAGATCGACGCCCTGACCCGCATCCTCGAGGTCGAGAACTTCGAGGGGATGATCGTCTTCGTCCGGACCAAGAACGAGACCGAGATGCTCGCGGAGAAGCTGCGGGCCCGTGGTTTCTCGGCCACGGCAATCAACGGGGACATCGCCCAGAATCAGCGTGAGCGCACCGTCGCCCAGCTCAAGTCCGGCAAGCTCGACATCCTCGTGGCCACCGATGTCGCGGCCCGTGGCCTCGACGTCGAGCGGATCAGCCACGTCGTCAACTACGACATCCCCACCGACACCGAGTCCTATGTGCACCGCATCGGTCGCACGGGCCGCGCCGGTCGCTCGGGCGACGCAATCTCGTTTGTCACGCCGCGTGAGAAGTACCTGCTCAAGGCCATCGAGAGGGCCACCAAGACGACGCTGACCGAGATGCAGCTGCCGAGCGTCGAGGACATCAACGCCACCCGCCTCGGCCGCTTCGACGACCGCATCACCGCGGCCCTGTCCTCGAACGAGCTCGACGCCTTCCGCGACGTCATCGCCCACTACGTGCGTGAGCACAACGCACCCGAGGCCGACGTGGCTGCGGCACTGGCGATCGTGCTCCAGGGCGACGAGCCGATGCTGCTCGGTCCTGACCCGGTGCGTCCGCCCCGACGCGAGCGCGACTCCGGTGGCGCCCAGGGCGGTCGCGACTTCGCAGACCGCGGCCCGCGCCGTGATGACCGCGGTGGTGGTCGCTTCGACAAGAGCGGCGGCAGCGAACGTCCGGCCCGACGTGGCTCGAACGTCCCCATGGCGACCTACAAGATCGCCGTCGGGCGTCGGCACAAGGTGGAGCCGCGTCAGATCGTCGGCGCTCTCGCCAATGAGGGCGGGCTCGGCCGACAGGACTTCGGCCACATTGACATCCGCGCGGACCACTCGCTCGTCGAGCTGCCCGCGACCCTGCCCTCAGGGACGTGGGACCTGCTGCGCACGACCCGCATCTCGGGTCAGCTCATCGAGCTGAGCGAGTCGAGCGAGCGTGGCGGACGTCTGGACAAGAAGCCGCACCGCAAGGGCGGCCCGCGGGAGCGCTGA